GCGATCCATTTCGGCGCGGCGGGGACCGGTGCCGAGGCGCCGGGCGGCGCTGGTGCGGCGCTGGCCGATCCAGGCGACAACAAAGCCCACCATGACACGGCGACCGGCAGATAACGGCTCTGAACCGGCTCGCTCCAAATCCGGTCGAACGACCGGGTTTGGACCAAGGCCGAATCGAGCACGCGTTCGCCATCGCGCCACGATAGGAAACCCGCGCCGGAGACCGGCCAGAATGCGGCCAGCGTGGCTGCGACCACCAGTAAGCCGGCCAACAGGACGGCTACGCCCCGCGCAGCTCCCGATACGGCCGCGGACGATGCGGTGGGGGGAGCAGTTGCCTGCGTCGCCAAGCTCACTCGATGCGCTTTCCCGGCGCGCGGCGCCTAACGAGGGGACGAACACCGAGGCGAATCCTCGGAGTCCTCCATCGTAGTCGCTTCCCGCGTCGGCCCGCAACGATTGGGCAGCCTGCGAAGACCTACAAATGCCTGCCCGATGGCCGCAAAAACTACTGCGGCACACCCGGGGGGAGCGGCACGTTGATATTCTCGCCGGCCGACCCATAGGGCGATGCCGGCACAACCGGCGCAACCTGCGTCGTCGGCGGTTGCAGGCGTCGCGCCACTTCGGGATGGCCGGCCGGGCCCAGGGGGCCCTGACCGCCGCGCATCGCGGCGAGCTGATCGCACCATTGCCGCGCGGCGGCGAATTGCGGATCGGCCGCCAGCGCCTGGCCGAAGTGAAACTCGGCGCCGGTGAGATTCTGCTGTTCGTAAAGCAGATAGCCCATGTTGTAGTGGGCGATGGCCGGCGGGTGGACCGCCGCGAGCTGCGCCATCGCGTCCTGCGGCCGGTTCGCCTTGACGAGCACCTTGGCCAGGTTGTTGCGATACAGCTTGCGCTGCGGATCGAGACGAATGGCCTCGTTGATCGATTCCATCGCGTCCAACAGCGAGTCTTGTCGCGCCAGGCAGATGCCCAGGTCGTTGTGAGCGCTGGCCGATTTCGGATGGTACTTGATCGCGGTGCGATACAGTTCTGCGGCCTCGGGCAGGCTGCCTGCGCGATCTTTCATGTGGGCATAGTCGAGCAGCACCTGCAGGTTCTTGGGTTCGAGCGCCAGGGCCTTTTGATAGAACTGCTCGGCGCCGGCCAGGTTGCCCGTGCGCTCGTGCATCTGCGCCACCGAGAGATAGAAGCTGGCCGAAGGCTTGGCCGGCGTCGACAAGGCCACGGGGTCGTTTTCAGCGACTTGCGCGTCTTGGTTGAACGGGTTCTGGCTCGGGCCCTTGTCGCGCTTGAACATACTCGACATGCGCGACGTCGCGCTTTTCGTGCCGTCGCTCACCTTGGTCGTAAACCGGCGAAACGCGCTGGGCTGTTTCGTGCCGCTGGAGCCGAAGGCCGACGATCGACTGCCGTTATCGCTCGCTTGATCGCTGAACACGTCCTGGCGCGCGTCGACGTCGACGCTGTTGGCCGACTTCTTCTTGAACCAGGAGAAACCCTGCGCCGGTGCCTGCGTAGGAGCGAAGAAACCCGCGGCGACCGCGATCAGCACTGCACGGCGCAACGAATGAGCTTGGAACACGACTTGCCTCCCTGCCTGAATGTCGCGGCCCGGCAGAGGATCCGGCTGGCATCCGGCGCGATCGCGAGATCGACCCGGGAACTGCCGCCGGCCGGCGGGCGCGGCTGGAGAGTTCCTGCTCTCCTGTCTTGACATCGGCCCACTTGTGCGTGGGCCTCCATCAGAATCGTCACAAGCCGTTTACCTGGCCCCGCTAGCTGGCAGCATGCCGGCA
This region of Pirellulales bacterium genomic DNA includes:
- a CDS encoding tetratricopeptide repeat protein, producing MFQAHSLRRAVLIAVAAGFFAPTQAPAQGFSWFKKKSANSVDVDARQDVFSDQASDNGSRSSAFGSSGTKQPSAFRRFTTKVSDGTKSATSRMSSMFKRDKGPSQNPFNQDAQVAENDPVALSTPAKPSASFYLSVAQMHERTGNLAGAEQFYQKALALEPKNLQVLLDYAHMKDRAGSLPEAAELYRTAIKYHPKSASAHNDLGICLARQDSLLDAMESINEAIRLDPQRKLYRNNLAKVLVKANRPQDAMAQLAAVHPPAIAHYNMGYLLYEQQNLTGAEFHFGQALAADPQFAAARQWCDQLAAMRGGQGPLGPAGHPEVARRLQPPTTQVAPVVPASPYGSAGENINVPLPPGVPQ